One part of the Pseudomonadota bacterium genome encodes these proteins:
- a CDS encoding S9 family peptidase gives MLMGARPVLCRRLDSFDGCHEAVSIPSTVASVRGWGTVANPPARGVLERARNSSGACRALVCAAERSLISQRKPWAMFLYVRRLALAGVALLSLSAAAPAAPSPASPSSTSSPAVARYLEVRAASAPAISPDGTRVAYLSNMSGTFQIWLIDTKGGPPRQLTSFDDKVGFVSWSPDGRTLAFGKDEKGNERTQIHLLDVASGKVTAVTQNPKAIHTFGGWSPDGKRLAWASNARNVAFFDAYVYDVAAGQSRCVRQTDETCVVAGWAGSDAVVVRRENTNLDADLLLQPVNGGDARLLTPHKGEAEYASVNVPQGQQTLYCVTNQDREHAGLAAIDLQTGAFRWLTSQERWSVSDLVMSRDGARAAVVRNENGASVLRLCEANDLAHGRAVSLPLGVLTGLSFSESGAGAAFGLTAPRQPASVWRLDTATGKSVALVTPALNGIAPDTLVEPSRVTFPTFDGRSIPALFYRPRGDGRHPVIISVHGGPEAQERPVWNGLYQYFTSRGYAVLAPNIRGSLGYGKTYTHLDDARLRGDAIEDVARAVAWLRAQPDVNGEKIAVMGGSYGGYMTLAQVAFHPELYAAAVDIVGISNFETFLANTGPWRRKLRIAEYGDPDKDREALRRFSPIHKVADIRAPLMVIQGANDPRVPKSEADQMVASLRGLNRTVVYLVFDDEGHGLAKLPNRIKAYTEVSRFFDTWLKGSTHD, from the coding sequence GTGCTCATGGGCGCTCGCCCGGTTCTATGTCGCCGTCTCGATTCCTTCGACGGGTGCCATGAAGCCGTCTCGATTCCTTCGACGGTTGCGTCTGTTCGTGGGTGGGGTACCGTCGCCAACCCGCCAGCGCGAGGAGTTCTCGAGCGTGCGAGGAACTCCAGCGGGGCCTGTCGGGCGCTCGTCTGCGCGGCTGAGAGGTCGTTGATCTCGCAAAGGAAACCGTGGGCCATGTTCCTCTACGTTCGTCGTCTTGCGCTTGCCGGTGTCGCACTGCTGTCGCTCTCCGCCGCGGCCCCTGCCGCGCCATCTCCCGCAAGCCCGTCTTCCACCTCTTCGCCTGCCGTGGCGCGCTATCTCGAGGTGCGCGCGGCGTCGGCCCCCGCCATCTCGCCGGATGGCACCCGGGTGGCCTATCTGTCGAACATGAGCGGAACCTTCCAGATCTGGCTCATCGACACGAAAGGGGGACCACCGCGTCAGCTCACGTCGTTCGATGACAAGGTGGGCTTCGTGAGCTGGTCACCGGACGGGCGCACCCTGGCCTTCGGCAAGGACGAGAAGGGAAATGAGCGCACCCAGATCCACCTGCTCGACGTGGCGAGCGGCAAGGTGACCGCCGTCACCCAGAACCCCAAGGCCATCCACACCTTTGGCGGGTGGTCACCCGACGGGAAGCGTCTGGCCTGGGCGTCGAACGCCCGCAACGTCGCGTTCTTCGACGCCTACGTCTACGACGTGGCCGCGGGCCAGAGCCGTTGCGTGCGCCAGACCGACGAGACCTGCGTCGTGGCTGGCTGGGCCGGCAGCGACGCGGTCGTCGTGCGCCGCGAGAACACCAACCTCGATGCCGATCTGCTCCTGCAGCCCGTCAACGGGGGCGACGCGCGGCTGCTCACGCCGCACAAGGGCGAGGCCGAGTACGCGTCGGTGAACGTCCCCCAAGGCCAGCAGACCCTGTACTGCGTGACCAATCAAGACCGCGAGCACGCGGGGCTGGCCGCCATCGATCTGCAGACAGGGGCGTTCCGCTGGCTCACATCGCAAGAGCGGTGGAGCGTGAGCGATCTGGTGATGAGCCGAGACGGAGCGAGAGCGGCCGTCGTGCGCAACGAGAACGGCGCATCGGTGCTGCGGCTGTGCGAGGCAAACGACCTGGCGCACGGTCGCGCGGTCTCCCTGCCGCTCGGTGTGCTCACGGGGCTCTCGTTCAGCGAATCGGGCGCAGGTGCGGCATTCGGACTGACCGCCCCTCGGCAGCCGGCCTCGGTCTGGCGCCTCGATACCGCCACCGGCAAGAGCGTGGCCCTCGTCACGCCCGCGCTGAACGGCATCGCCCCTGACACGCTGGTCGAGCCTTCGCGCGTCACGTTCCCCACGTTTGACGGGCGGTCCATTCCCGCGCTCTTCTATCGTCCGCGCGGGGATGGGCGCCATCCTGTGATCATCAGCGTGCACGGCGGTCCCGAAGCCCAGGAGCGCCCGGTCTGGAACGGTCTGTACCAGTACTTCACGTCTCGTGGCTACGCCGTTCTGGCGCCGAACATCCGCGGCAGCCTCGGCTACGGGAAGACCTACACCCATCTCGATGACGCGCGCCTGCGGGGCGATGCCATCGAAGACGTGGCGCGAGCAGTGGCCTGGTTGCGCGCGCAGCCAGACGTCAACGGCGAGAAGATCGCCGTCATGGGGGGGTCGTACGGCGGCTACATGACCCTGGCCCAGGTGGCCTTTCATCCAGAGCTGTACGCGGCCGCTGTCGACATCGTGGGCATCTCGAACTTCGAGACCTTTCTGGCCAACACGGGGCCTTGGCGGCGCAAGCTGCGCATCGCCGAGTACGGCGATCCCGACAAGGATCGGGAAGCGCTCCGGCGCTTCTCGCCCATCCACAAGGTGGCCGACATCCGCGCTCCTCTCATGGTGATTCAAGGCGCCAACGATCCGCGGGTGCCGAAGTCGGAGGCCGACCAGATGGTGGCCTCATTGCGAGGTCTCAACCGCACCGTGGTCTACCTCGTGTTCGATGATGAAGGGCACGGCCTGGCGAAGCTGCCCAACCGCATCAAGGCCTACACCGAGGTCTCTCGCTTCTTCGACACGTGGCTGAAGGGGAGCACCCATGACTGA